In Lates calcarifer isolate ASB-BC8 unplaced genomic scaffold, TLL_Latcal_v3 _unitig_256_quiver_1909, whole genome shotgun sequence, a single genomic region encodes these proteins:
- the LOC108892952 gene encoding LOW QUALITY PROTEIN: cyclin-dependent kinase 1-like (The sequence of the model RefSeq protein was modified relative to this genomic sequence to represent the inferred CDS: deleted 2 bases in 1 codon), which produces MRLVKDVDLKVSGQKVVRLPLENKQKAVMEDYLKIEKIGEGTYGVVYKGRHKATGQVVAMKKIRLESEEEGVPSTAVREVSLLQELKHPNVVRLLDVLMQESRLYLIFEFLSMDLKKYLDSIPSGQYMDPMLVKSYLYQILEGIYFCHCRRVLHRDLKPQNLLIDNKGVIKLADFGLARAFGVPVRVYTHEVVTLWYRAPEVLLGSTIFNPVDVWSTGTIFAELATKKPLFHGDSEIDQLFRIFR; this is translated from the exons ATGAGGTTAGTTAAAGACGTGGACCTTAAAGTTTCTGGACAGAAAGTGGTTCGGCTACCGTTAGAGAATAAACAGAAG gcaGTAATGGAAGACTActtgaaaatagagaaaattgGAGAAG GTACCTATGGAGTGGTGTATAAGGGCAGGCACAAGGCCACAGGGCAGGTTGTGGCCATGAAGAAGATCCGCCtggagagtgaagaggagggggttCCCAGCACCGCTGTTAGAGAGGTTTCTTTGCTTCAAGAGCTCAAGCATCCCAATGTTGTTCG ACTCCTAGATGTCCTGATGCAGGAGTCTCGTCTTTACCTCATCTTCGAGTTCCTGTCCATGGACCTGAAGAAGTACCTGGACTCTATCCCCTCTGGCCAGTACATGGACCCTATGCTGGTCAAG AGCTACCTTTACCAGATCCTGGAGGgcatttatttctgtcactgtcGTCGAGTCCTCCACCGGGACCTGAAACCCCAGAACCTCCTGATTGACAACAAGGGAGTTATCAAACTGGCAGACTTTGGCCTTGCTCGGGCTTTTGGGGTTCCTGTCAGGGTCTACACCCACGAG GTTGTAACTCTTTGGTACCGGGCTCCAGAGGTCCTCCTGGGATCA ACGATATTCAACCCTGTTGACGTTTGGAGCACTGGAACCATCTTTGCTGAACTTGCCACCAAGAAGCCTCTGTTCCATGGAGACTCAGAGATAGACCAGCTCTTCAGAATCTTCAGGTAG